In Prevotella sp. oral taxon 475, one DNA window encodes the following:
- the rpmI gene encoding 50S ribosomal protein L35 has product MPKVKTNSGAKKRFRFTGTGKIKRHHAYHSHILTKKTKKQKRNLVHQTLVDRSNMKQVRDLLCLR; this is encoded by the coding sequence ATGCCAAAAGTAAAGACTAATTCCGGTGCAAAGAAGAGATTTCGTTTTACCGGTACAGGTAAGATTAAGAGACATCATGCTTACCACAGTCACATCCTGACAAAGAAAACAAAGAAGCAAAAGAGAAATTTGGTTCACCAAACTCTCGTAGATCGTTCCAACATGAAACAGGTTCGCGATTTGCTCTGCTTGCGTTAA
- the infC gene encoding translation initiation factor IF-3 produces the protein MKNDKIKNQYRVNEQIRVKEVRIVSDGGSTVVPTRQAMDMARSQGVDLVEISPNAQPPVCRLIDYSKFLYQQKKHAKEMKAKQVKVDVKEIRFGPQTDEHDYQFKLKHAKEFLDNGNKVRAYVFFRGRSILFKEQGEVLLLRFANDLEEYGKVEQMPALEGKKMFLYLAPKKTGAVKKSQQKLDREKREAEAKDPEEDAENTNNGLFANAKNGEDVLKKLQTE, from the coding sequence ATGAAGAATGACAAAATAAAGAATCAGTATCGCGTGAATGAACAAATTCGTGTGAAAGAAGTGCGCATCGTTAGCGATGGTGGCTCCACCGTTGTTCCAACACGTCAGGCAATGGATATGGCACGTAGCCAAGGAGTGGATCTCGTGGAGATTTCTCCTAATGCCCAACCGCCCGTTTGTCGTCTCATTGACTATTCGAAATTCCTTTACCAGCAGAAAAAGCATGCAAAGGAAATGAAAGCAAAACAGGTGAAAGTTGACGTGAAAGAGATTCGTTTTGGACCACAGACGGATGAACACGATTATCAGTTCAAACTGAAGCATGCCAAAGAATTCTTAGACAACGGTAACAAGGTTCGTGCATATGTCTTCTTCCGAGGTCGCTCCATTCTTTTCAAAGAACAAGGAGAAGTCCTTTTACTTCGATTTGCCAACGATTTGGAAGAATACGGAAAAGTAGAACAGATGCCTGCCCTTGAAGGAAAGAAAATGTTTCTCTACCTTGCTCCGAAGAAAACTGGAGCTGTGAAAAAGAGCCAGCAAAAGTTGGATCGCGAGAAACGCGAGGCCGAAGCCAAAGATCCGGAGGAGGACGCAGAAAACACAAATAACGGTTTATTTGCAAATGCCAAGAACGGTGAAGACGTTTTGAAAAAGCTACAGACCGAATAA
- a CDS encoding AraC family transcriptional regulator, producing MANSVETQGKKKDSPIFINPHLMGKLARNINQEISVNQKYKDKHYSAKQLAKDLGTNTRYVSTVINRQFGMNYTSFVNKFRIEEAMRLLKDDRMSHLNIEEVSDAVGFSTRQSFYTSFKRIVGMTPREYRISQYDVVE from the coding sequence ATGGCAAATTCAGTAGAGACACAAGGCAAAAAGAAGGATTCCCCGATATTCATTAATCCCCATTTGATGGGTAAATTAGCGAGGAATATCAATCAGGAGATTTCTGTTAATCAGAAGTACAAAGACAAACATTACTCGGCGAAACAGCTGGCAAAAGACTTGGGCACCAACACGAGGTATGTATCCACGGTCATCAACCGACAGTTTGGAATGAACTACACCTCCTTTGTCAACAAATTTCGCATTGAGGAAGCGATGCGATTGTTGAAAGACGACAGAATGTCGCACCTCAATATTGAGGAAGTTTCGGATGCGGTGGGCTTCTCCACTCGTCAGTCTTTCTACACGTCGTTTAAGAGAATTGTAGGGATGACTCCGCGGGAGTACCGGATTTCTCAGTACGATGTAGTTGAATAA
- a CDS encoding DNA alkylation repair protein, with amino-acid sequence MTEATHQRLMAIKQSFRFVMDGTTSRLMASKGATYKINWGVPFHELRKMAQDYGKDYDLAVELWKEDIRECKILATLIMPPERMSTDLVDVWMEQPLSQEMAEMLAFNLYQYLSFAPALAYRWMAAEDVSRQICAYHILARLFMRGQEPNERGADEYLDQVDAALHHDHLGVRRAASASLQKFSLLGEEYAKRVTPWLQSI; translated from the coding sequence ATGACAGAAGCAACCCACCAACGCCTCATGGCTATCAAACAGTCGTTCCGCTTTGTGATGGACGGAACTACCTCACGGTTGATGGCCAGCAAAGGGGCTACCTATAAAATCAATTGGGGCGTACCTTTCCATGAACTTCGAAAAATGGCTCAGGACTATGGGAAAGACTACGACCTGGCTGTGGAACTCTGGAAAGAGGACATCCGCGAGTGTAAAATTCTCGCTACCCTCATCATGCCTCCCGAACGTATGTCGACCGATCTTGTAGACGTATGGATGGAACAACCTCTCTCACAGGAGATGGCCGAGATGCTGGCTTTCAATCTTTATCAGTATCTTTCTTTCGCCCCAGCGTTGGCCTATCGCTGGATGGCCGCCGAAGATGTTTCGCGGCAAATTTGCGCTTACCATATTCTTGCTCGTCTTTTCATGCGTGGACAGGAGCCCAACGAACGTGGGGCCGACGAATATCTCGACCAAGTGGATGCGGCTCTGCACCACGATCACCTCGGCGTAAGGCGCGCTGCATCGGCCAGTTTGCAAAAGTTTTCTCTCTTGGGTGAGGAATACGCTAAGCGAGTTACTCCTTGGCTCCAATCGATCTAA
- a CDS encoding dihydrofolate reductase, whose translation MTDTFHYSDEKFADIQMLRYRLPGFEQLPLQKKLYIYYLSQATLCGRDITTDQFGRYNLRIRQSLEAIYRYYRAETTDVGGSEEATNRLNGQAKKNLEALRVYLKRVWFSNGIYHHYGCEKMEPGFDETFFRAALHAVPTSELPMQGYNTVDELCNELCNVIFRPDFQPKRVNKTDGEDLVQTSACNYYEGVSQAEAEAFYADKKKRSGSYSPSWGLNSKLVKRNGRLEEIAWTATGLYGSAIRQIVFWLEKAKDVAENHQQEEVIGLLIDYYRTGCLETFDTYSIAWLKEQEGQVDFINGFIEVYGDPLGLKASWEGIVHYKDLEATRRTQLISSHAQWFEDHSPVAPPFRKREVRGVTANVVCAAMLGGDEYPSTAIGINLPNADWIRAQHGSKSVTIGNLTEAYNRAAKGNGFKEEFVVDEDTLRLIERYGDLCDDLHTDLHECLGHGSGQLLPGVSPDALKAYGNTIEEARADLFGLYYLADEKLVQLGLVPDAETYRAQYYTYLMNGLLTQLTRIEPGKQIEEAHMRNRALIARWVIDQGNGAAELIRRDGKIFVRINDYPRLRELFARLLAEIQRIKSEGDFEAARHLVESYSVKVDAGLHREVLDRYARLCLAPYKGFINPRLTPVTDENGAIVDIAIDYTEAYDEQMLRYSTHYSFLSTENLETK comes from the coding sequence ATGACAGATACATTCCATTATTCCGACGAGAAATTCGCAGACATTCAGATGTTGCGCTATCGACTGCCCGGATTCGAGCAGTTGCCCCTTCAGAAGAAACTCTACATTTATTATCTCTCACAAGCAACATTGTGCGGACGCGACATCACTACCGATCAGTTCGGCCGTTACAATCTGCGTATCCGGCAATCGCTCGAAGCCATTTATCGATATTATCGGGCAGAGACAACGGATGTTGGGGGCAGCGAAGAGGCGACGAATCGACTCAACGGGCAGGCGAAAAAGAATCTCGAGGCCCTGCGGGTGTATCTTAAACGCGTATGGTTTTCGAATGGTATCTACCACCATTACGGTTGCGAGAAGATGGAACCTGGGTTCGATGAGACGTTTTTCCGGGCTGCCCTCCATGCGGTTCCTACTTCCGAGTTGCCCATGCAGGGGTATAACACGGTGGACGAACTCTGCAACGAACTTTGCAACGTCATCTTCCGCCCCGACTTTCAGCCCAAACGGGTAAACAAAACCGACGGCGAAGATCTTGTTCAAACCTCGGCTTGCAATTATTATGAGGGCGTGAGCCAAGCAGAGGCCGAAGCTTTTTATGCAGATAAGAAAAAGCGGAGCGGTAGTTATTCACCGTCGTGGGGACTGAACTCGAAGTTGGTGAAGCGCAACGGTCGGCTCGAAGAAATTGCATGGACAGCCACGGGACTCTATGGTTCCGCCATCCGCCAAATCGTCTTTTGGTTGGAAAAGGCCAAAGACGTAGCAGAGAATCATCAACAGGAAGAGGTCATCGGGTTGCTCATCGACTATTATCGCACCGGATGTCTCGAAACGTTCGACACTTACAGTATCGCTTGGCTCAAGGAACAAGAGGGGCAGGTGGATTTCATCAACGGATTCATTGAAGTCTACGGCGACCCGTTGGGCCTCAAAGCCTCTTGGGAGGGCATTGTGCACTACAAAGATCTCGAGGCTACTCGCCGTACGCAACTCATCAGCAGTCATGCGCAATGGTTTGAAGACCATTCGCCCGTCGCTCCTCCATTTCGTAAGCGCGAGGTGCGTGGCGTAACGGCCAACGTTGTCTGTGCAGCTATGCTCGGCGGTGACGAATATCCTTCTACCGCCATTGGTATCAATCTGCCCAATGCCGACTGGATTCGTGCCCAGCACGGATCTAAGAGCGTTACCATCGGTAATCTTACCGAGGCCTATAACCGGGCGGCGAAAGGCAATGGATTTAAGGAGGAATTTGTGGTGGACGAAGATACGCTTCGTCTCATCGAACGCTATGGCGACCTCTGCGATGATCTGCACACCGATTTGCACGAGTGTCTCGGTCATGGTAGCGGACAACTCCTGCCCGGTGTCAGTCCCGATGCCCTCAAAGCCTATGGCAACACGATAGAGGAGGCCCGCGCCGATCTCTTCGGACTTTACTATCTGGCCGACGAAAAACTCGTTCAACTCGGCCTCGTTCCCGATGCTGAGACCTACCGCGCCCAGTATTACACCTACTTGATGAACGGACTCCTCACCCAACTCACCCGCATCGAACCGGGTAAGCAAATCGAAGAGGCTCATATGCGTAACCGTGCACTTATTGCCCGCTGGGTAATCGATCAGGGCAACGGGGCCGCAGAACTCATCCGTCGAGACGGAAAGATCTTCGTCCGCATCAACGACTATCCCCGTCTGCGAGAACTCTTCGCCCGTCTGCTGGCTGAGATACAACGCATCAAGAGCGAAGGCGACTTCGAAGCGGCACGTCACCTCGTCGAATCTTACTCCGTGAAGGTGGATGCAGGTCTGCATCGCGAAGTGCTCGACCGTTATGCCCGCCTCTGCCTCGCACCCTACAAAGGCTTTATCAATCCTCGCCTTACACCTGTTACGGACGAAAACGGTGCGATTGTCGACATTGCCATCGACTATACCGAGGCTTACGACGAACAGATGCTCCGCTATTCGACTCACTATTCTTTTCTTTCAACGGAAAACCTCGAAACGAAATGA
- a CDS encoding HAD family hydrolase — translation MINYDLQKIRAIVLDVDGVLSAQTITLASDGEPLRTVNIKDGYAIQLACKQELRIGIITGGDTQAVRLRYERLGVKDLYMKTAVKLTAYEDFIEKYGLRDEEVMYMGDDVPDFEVMTRCGCPCCPADACADIKNVSLYVSHYPGGQGCVRDIIEQTMRAQNKWMNTAKAFGW, via the coding sequence ATGATTAATTACGACTTACAGAAAATCCGTGCTATCGTGCTCGATGTGGATGGGGTGCTGTCGGCTCAAACCATTACCTTGGCATCAGACGGCGAGCCTCTTCGCACCGTTAACATCAAAGATGGTTATGCCATTCAGTTGGCCTGCAAACAAGAACTTCGCATCGGTATTATCACCGGTGGCGATACGCAGGCCGTCAGACTGAGATACGAACGTCTTGGTGTGAAAGACCTCTACATGAAGACGGCTGTGAAGCTGACGGCCTACGAAGATTTCATTGAGAAATACGGGCTGCGTGATGAGGAAGTGATGTATATGGGCGACGATGTGCCCGACTTCGAGGTGATGACCCGTTGCGGATGCCCCTGCTGTCCCGCAGATGCCTGTGCCGATATCAAGAACGTTAGTCTTTACGTGAGCCACTATCCTGGCGGGCAGGGCTGCGTTCGAGACATCATCGAACAAACAATGAGGGCACAGAATAAATGGATGAATACCGCCAAAGCCTTTGGTTGGTAA
- the thrS gene encoding threonine--tRNA ligase: MIKITFPDGSVREYKKGITGIEIAQSISPALAREVLACGVNGKTVELNRPINEDATLALYKWEDAEGKHTFWHSSAHLLAEALKELYPGIQFGFGPALENGFFYDVMTKDGTAISENDFTRIEDKMRELAKRDEPIVRRDVAKADALKEFKADGQEYKCEHIDLDLEDGTISTYTQGAFTDLCRGPHLMSTGAIKAIKILSTAGAFWRGDAKRDQLTRIYGITFPKKKMLDEYLVMLEEAKKRDHRKIGKEMELFMFSERVGKGLPIWLPKGTELRLRLQDMLRKIQKRYGYQEVITPHIGSKNLYVTSGHYAHYGKDSFQPIHTPEEDEEYMLKPMNCPHHCEVFAWKPRSYKDLPLRIAEFGTVYRYEKSGELHGLTRVRSFTQDDAHIFCHPEQVKNEFLRVMDIIQAVFTIFQFNDFEAQISLRDPKNTEKYIGSDEVWEESEQAIIDACREKGLDAKIEYGEAAFYGPKLDFMVKDAIGRRWQLGTIQVDYNLPERFKLEYTAEDNTKKTPVMIHRAPFGSLERFCAVLIEHTAGHFPLWLIPDQVAILPISEKYNDYAQRVAKYLDSVGVRATLDARNEKIGRKIRDNEIKRVPYMIVVGEKEAVEGLVSMRKQGGGEQATMTMEDFAKRVNDEVAALLQATDIHPED, from the coding sequence ATGATAAAAATAACGTTTCCAGACGGCTCTGTCCGTGAATATAAAAAAGGTATTACAGGTATAGAAATTGCACAGAGCATCTCGCCCGCCTTGGCACGAGAGGTATTGGCTTGCGGTGTCAACGGAAAGACCGTCGAACTAAACCGACCCATTAACGAAGATGCCACTCTCGCCCTCTATAAATGGGAAGACGCAGAGGGAAAGCACACCTTTTGGCACTCCTCGGCCCACCTGCTGGCCGAAGCCCTCAAAGAACTTTATCCGGGTATACAATTTGGATTCGGACCTGCTCTGGAAAACGGGTTCTTCTATGACGTGATGACCAAAGACGGAACCGCCATCAGTGAAAACGATTTTACCAGAATAGAAGACAAAATGCGCGAACTTGCCAAACGCGACGAACCCATCGTTCGGCGCGACGTGGCAAAAGCCGATGCCTTAAAAGAATTTAAAGCCGACGGACAGGAATACAAATGCGAACATATCGATCTCGATCTCGAAGATGGTACCATCTCCACCTATACGCAGGGAGCCTTTACCGATCTCTGTCGCGGGCCTCACCTCATGTCTACCGGAGCGATCAAAGCCATCAAAATTCTCAGTACAGCTGGTGCCTTTTGGCGTGGCGATGCTAAACGCGACCAACTCACCCGCATCTACGGTATCACGTTCCCCAAGAAAAAAATGCTCGACGAATATCTCGTCATGCTCGAAGAAGCAAAAAAACGCGATCACCGAAAGATAGGCAAGGAAATGGAACTTTTCATGTTCTCCGAACGAGTGGGGAAGGGCCTGCCTATCTGGCTCCCCAAAGGCACAGAACTGCGTCTGCGTCTGCAAGATATGTTACGCAAAATTCAGAAACGCTATGGCTACCAGGAAGTCATTACACCGCACATCGGCAGTAAAAACCTCTACGTCACCTCCGGTCATTATGCACACTACGGCAAAGACTCATTCCAACCCATTCACACACCCGAGGAAGACGAAGAATACATGCTCAAACCCATGAACTGCCCTCACCACTGCGAAGTGTTTGCTTGGAAACCACGTTCGTACAAAGATCTGCCCCTGCGCATCGCAGAATTCGGTACCGTCTATCGATATGAAAAAAGTGGCGAACTACACGGACTCACTCGCGTTCGCTCATTCACTCAGGACGATGCCCATATCTTCTGCCATCCCGAACAAGTGAAGAACGAATTCCTTCGTGTGATGGACATCATTCAGGCCGTGTTCACCATCTTCCAATTCAACGACTTTGAAGCGCAAATCAGTCTGCGAGATCCCAAGAATACCGAGAAATATATCGGCTCAGACGAAGTGTGGGAGGAAAGCGAACAAGCCATTATCGACGCCTGTCGGGAAAAAGGACTCGATGCAAAGATAGAATACGGCGAGGCCGCATTCTATGGCCCGAAACTCGATTTTATGGTAAAAGATGCTATTGGTCGGCGTTGGCAACTCGGCACAATTCAAGTAGACTATAATCTGCCTGAACGTTTTAAGTTGGAATATACTGCTGAAGATAATACTAAAAAGACACCTGTGATGATCCACCGCGCTCCATTCGGATCGCTTGAACGCTTCTGTGCCGTTCTCATCGAACACACTGCGGGACACTTTCCTCTATGGCTCATCCCCGATCAAGTGGCCATCCTACCCATTTCCGAGAAATACAACGACTATGCCCAACGCGTAGCCAAATATCTCGACAGCGTAGGAGTGCGCGCCACACTCGATGCTCGCAATGAAAAAATAGGTCGAAAGATTCGTGACAACGAAATCAAACGCGTTCCCTATATGATTGTCGTCGGTGAAAAAGAAGCAGTCGAAGGACTCGTCTCCATGCGTAAACAAGGTGGTGGCGAGCAAGCGACCATGACGATGGAAGATTTTGCCAAACGCGTCAATGATGAAGTTGCTGCATTGCTTCAAGCCACCGATATTCATCCGGAAGATTGA
- a CDS encoding Fur family transcriptional regulator encodes MKTDINNKARRILDAYLEANGHRKTTERYTILNAACHINGHFSLEDLSDAITVAGLKVSRATLYNTMRLFARLQLVVRHRLADGTKYEMNLGDDCHCHQVCTLCGAVSEVRIPEVSRVLEAATFNNFRQDGFTLYLYGVCSECQNRLERTKKSEKKRKLVKEKTI; translated from the coding sequence ATGAAGACAGACATCAACAATAAAGCGCGTCGGATTCTCGACGCCTATCTCGAAGCCAACGGTCATCGCAAAACAACCGAGCGATATACCATTCTCAATGCAGCATGTCACATCAATGGGCATTTCTCGTTAGAAGATTTGTCTGATGCTATCACGGTAGCGGGACTGAAAGTGAGTCGGGCCACGCTCTACAATACGATGCGGCTCTTCGCAAGACTGCAATTGGTGGTGCGGCACAGACTGGCCGACGGAACTAAATATGAGATGAACTTAGGCGACGATTGTCACTGTCATCAAGTGTGTACGCTGTGCGGTGCGGTCTCGGAAGTGAGAATCCCCGAGGTGAGTAGAGTGCTTGAGGCGGCAACGTTCAACAACTTCCGGCAAGACGGATTCACCCTCTACCTCTACGGTGTCTGCTCGGAATGCCAAAATAGATTGGAGAGAACAAAGAAATCCGAGAAGAAAAGAAAACTTGTAAAAGAAAAAACAATATGA
- a CDS encoding Maf-like protein has product MKSYQLILASQSPRRKELLEGLGIPFCVRVIEGIDESFPEDLPIEDIPVYISKQKASVYAKCIAEDEVVLTADTVVVCQGQVLGKPKDEDDARRMLNLLSGRTHEVITGVTVKTREEEKSFSVVTEVQFKSLTPQEIDFYIRRFKPFDKAGAYGIQEWIGYIGVISIHGSYFNVMGLPVQRIYEELKTFFPIS; this is encoded by the coding sequence ATGAAAAGCTATCAACTGATATTGGCAAGCCAATCGCCCCGGCGAAAAGAGCTGCTCGAGGGTTTGGGAATCCCGTTTTGTGTACGTGTGATTGAGGGTATCGACGAGAGTTTTCCCGAGGATTTGCCCATCGAAGACATCCCCGTTTATATTTCCAAGCAGAAAGCATCGGTCTATGCCAAGTGCATAGCCGAAGACGAAGTGGTGCTCACGGCCGACACGGTAGTGGTGTGTCAAGGACAGGTATTGGGCAAACCGAAAGACGAAGACGATGCCCGCCGCATGCTTAATCTGCTCAGCGGGAGAACACATGAGGTGATCACCGGCGTCACTGTCAAGACACGGGAAGAAGAAAAAAGTTTTTCGGTCGTCACAGAGGTGCAATTCAAGTCCCTCACACCGCAGGAAATCGATTTTTATATCCGTCGTTTCAAACCCTTCGATAAGGCCGGAGCCTACGGCATACAAGAGTGGATAGGCTACATCGGCGTGATCTCCATCCATGGGAGCTACTTCAACGTCATGGGATTGCCCGTGCAACGCATTTACGAAGAACTGAAAACGTTTTTCCCGATTTCGTAA
- a CDS encoding adenylosuccinate synthase, whose amino-acid sequence MSKGKVDVLLGLQWGDEGKGKVVDVLTPEYDVIARFQGGPNAGHTLEFNGEKYVLRSIPSGIFQGGKVNVIGNGVVLAPDLFMAEAQELERSGHDLKSRLYISRKAHLIMPTHRLLDAAYESAKGASKVGTTGKGIGPAYTDKVSRNGLRVGDIFDGFEEKYTQHKTQHEAILRSLNYTHYDLSQTEQAWMKGVNYLRGFNIVDSEHELNHLLQNGKSILCEGAQGTMLDVDFGSYPFVTSSNTITAGACSGLGIGPNKIGNVYGIMKAYCTRVGSGPFPTELFDKTGKQLRDLGHEYGAVTGRERRCGWIDLVALRYAIMINGVTHLIMMKSDVLDGFSTIKACIAYQRDGKILDDFPYDIEHNIQPVYKELPGWQTDMTGLTSEDQFPAAFKAYIDFLEEELKTPIKIVSIGPDRKQTIVRKG is encoded by the coding sequence ATGAGCAAAGGAAAAGTGGACGTCCTATTGGGATTACAGTGGGGCGACGAAGGCAAAGGAAAGGTGGTAGACGTGCTCACCCCCGAATATGACGTGATAGCACGTTTCCAGGGCGGACCCAATGCCGGGCATACGCTCGAGTTCAACGGTGAGAAATATGTTTTGCGCAGCATCCCATCGGGTATCTTCCAAGGCGGGAAGGTGAATGTCATTGGTAACGGAGTGGTGTTAGCTCCCGACCTGTTTATGGCTGAAGCCCAGGAGTTGGAACGAAGCGGGCACGACTTGAAAAGTCGACTGTATATCTCGAGAAAAGCCCATCTGATCATGCCTACTCATCGTTTGCTTGATGCGGCCTACGAGTCGGCGAAAGGAGCGAGCAAGGTGGGAACGACTGGTAAGGGAATCGGTCCGGCCTACACCGACAAAGTGTCGCGAAACGGACTGCGCGTGGGTGACATTTTCGACGGCTTCGAAGAGAAATACACCCAGCATAAGACACAACACGAAGCCATTCTGCGTAGCCTGAACTACACCCACTACGACTTATCTCAGACAGAGCAAGCCTGGATGAAGGGCGTGAACTATTTGCGCGGATTTAATATCGTAGACAGCGAACACGAACTCAACCATCTATTACAAAACGGGAAATCCATTCTTTGCGAGGGTGCGCAAGGTACGATGCTCGATGTCGACTTCGGCAGCTATCCCTTTGTCACTTCGTCTAACACCATCACCGCCGGAGCGTGCTCGGGACTGGGCATCGGGCCCAATAAAATCGGCAACGTCTATGGCATCATGAAAGCCTATTGCACCCGCGTAGGCTCGGGACCGTTCCCCACCGAACTCTTCGACAAGACGGGCAAACAGCTCCGTGATCTCGGACATGAATATGGGGCCGTGACCGGTCGCGAACGTCGCTGCGGATGGATCGACCTCGTGGCTCTTCGTTATGCCATCATGATCAACGGTGTGACGCACCTCATTATGATGAAGAGCGACGTGCTTGACGGTTTCAGCACCATCAAGGCCTGCATAGCCTATCAACGCGATGGCAAAATATTGGACGATTTCCCCTACGACATCGAGCACAACATTCAACCGGTATACAAAGAACTGCCGGGTTGGCAAACCGATATGACGGGCCTCACCAGCGAGGATCAATTTCCCGCAGCTTTCAAGGCCTATATCGATTTCTTGGAAGAAGAGCTTAAGACGCCCATCAAAATCGTCTCCATCGGTCCGGACCGTAAGCAGACTATCGTGAGAAAAGGATGA
- the rplT gene encoding 50S ribosomal protein L20 gives MPRSVNHVASRAKRKRILKLTKGYFGARKNVWTVAKNTWEKGLTYAYRDRRNKKRTFRALWIQRINAAARLENMTYSTLMGALHKAGIEINRKVLADLAVNNPQAFKAIVDKVK, from the coding sequence ATGCCAAGATCAGTTAATCACGTTGCTTCAAGAGCAAAGAGAAAGAGAATTCTGAAACTCACGAAAGGTTACTTCGGAGCAAGAAAGAATGTTTGGACTGTAGCAAAAAATACCTGGGAGAAAGGTCTCACCTATGCCTATCGTGATCGTAGAAATAAGAAACGCACTTTCCGTGCTTTATGGATTCAGCGTATCAACGCTGCTGCGCGTTTGGAGAATATGACCTATTCTACTTTGATGGGTGCACTGCATAAGGCCGGTATCGAAATCAACCGCAAGGTATTGGCTGACCTGGCTGTGAACAATCCCCAGGCCTTTAAAGCCATTGTGGATAAGGTGAAATAA
- the hisS gene encoding histidine--tRNA ligase, with protein MTNKPSIPKGTRDFSPIEMAKRNYIFNTIKSVYALYGFEPIETPAMETLQTLLGKYGEEGDKLLFKVLNSGDFMSKVATEELVDGNSLRLSTCICEKGLRYDLTVPFARYVVMHRDELQLPFKRYQIQPVWRADRPQKGRYREFYQCDADVVGSDSLLNEVELLQIIDTVFTRFGIRVQIKLNNRKILAGIAEYIGAPDQIVDITVAIDKLDKIGLDAVNAELLSSGIPADAIEKLQPILTLSGSNADKLDTIYRTIATSETGKKGIEETRFILDKLDMVGLNNELELDLTLARGLNYYTGAIFEVKACDVAIGSITGGGRYDNLTGIFGMPGLSGVGFSFGADRIYDVLNTLDLYPRELVGTTRLLFINFGEAEADYCLPLISQIRSAGITAEIYPDSVKMKKQMSYANAKHIPFVALAGETEMKAGKITLKNMETGEQTLVTIDELITAIG; from the coding sequence ATGACGAATAAACCCTCTATCCCCAAAGGAACGCGCGACTTCTCGCCCATCGAAATGGCGAAGCGCAATTACATCTTCAACACCATCAAGAGCGTTTATGCCCTGTACGGATTCGAGCCCATCGAAACGCCGGCTATGGAAACGCTGCAAACACTACTGGGCAAGTATGGCGAAGAGGGCGACAAACTGCTCTTCAAGGTGCTCAACTCGGGCGACTTTATGAGCAAAGTCGCTACAGAAGAACTTGTCGATGGAAATTCGCTGCGACTCTCGACCTGCATCTGCGAAAAAGGTCTGCGATACGATCTCACCGTTCCTTTCGCCCGCTACGTTGTGATGCACCGCGATGAATTGCAATTACCTTTCAAACGCTACCAAATTCAGCCTGTGTGGCGTGCCGACCGGCCACAGAAAGGCCGTTACCGCGAGTTCTATCAGTGCGATGCAGACGTGGTAGGTTCCGACTCGTTGCTCAACGAGGTGGAACTCCTCCAAATCATCGACACCGTCTTCACCCGTTTCGGCATCCGCGTGCAAATCAAACTGAATAATCGGAAGATACTTGCCGGCATCGCCGAATACATTGGTGCACCCGATCAAATCGTCGACATCACCGTGGCCATTGATAAACTTGATAAAATCGGTCTTGATGCCGTGAACGCCGAATTGTTGTCCAGCGGTATCCCTGCCGATGCCATAGAAAAGCTTCAGCCCATTCTCACGCTTTCGGGCAGCAACGCAGACAAGCTCGATACCATTTATCGCACCATTGCCACGTCGGAAACAGGGAAGAAAGGCATTGAAGAAACGCGATTCATCCTTGACAAATTGGACATGGTGGGACTGAACAATGAGCTCGAACTCGACCTCACCCTGGCCCGTGGACTCAACTATTACACCGGAGCCATCTTCGAAGTAAAGGCCTGCGACGTAGCCATTGGCAGCATTACAGGCGGCGGACGCTACGACAACCTCACGGGTATCTTTGGAATGCCGGGGTTGAGCGGGGTAGGGTTCAGCTTTGGTGCAGACCGAATTTACGACGTTCTCAACACGCTCGACCTTTATCCACGAGAACTGGTGGGTACCACACGCCTGCTTTTCATCAATTTCGGCGAGGCGGAGGCTGACTATTGTCTTCCGCTCATCTCCCAGATTCGTTCCGCCGGCATCACGGCCGAAATTTATCCCGATTCCGTCAAGATGAAAAAACAGATGAGCTATGCCAACGCCAAACACATCCCCTTTGTGGCACTGGCAGGCGAAACGGAGATGAAAGCCGGCAAAATTACCCTCAAGAACATGGAGACGGGCGAGCAGACGCTCGTCACAATCGACGAACTCATCACTGCCATCGGCTGA